One Streptosporangium sp. NBC_01495 DNA window includes the following coding sequences:
- a CDS encoding (deoxy)nucleoside triphosphate pyrophosphohydrolase, with protein MEKVVVGAAIVDGDGRLLAAQRADPPELAGGWELPGGKVDPGEDEHAALVRECQEELGVLIEVGERVGGDWALAGGYVLRVWLAVVAEGKPEAREHLDLRWLTEDELYDVAWLPADLPIVRAVQGRLNDGQGRFNKD; from the coding sequence ATGGAAAAGGTCGTTGTGGGCGCCGCCATCGTCGACGGCGACGGGAGATTGCTCGCCGCTCAGCGTGCTGACCCTCCCGAGCTGGCCGGAGGGTGGGAACTGCCCGGGGGGAAGGTCGATCCCGGGGAGGACGAGCACGCGGCACTGGTCAGGGAGTGCCAGGAGGAGCTCGGCGTGCTGATCGAGGTGGGCGAGCGCGTCGGCGGAGACTGGGCGCTCGCCGGCGGCTACGTCCTCCGGGTCTGGCTCGCGGTGGTCGCCGAGGGCAAGCCCGAGGCGAGGGAGCATCTGGATCTGCGCTGGCTGACCGAGGACGAGCTCTACGACGTGGCGTGGCTCCCCGCGGACCTTCCAATCGTCCGGGCGGTACAAGGTCGTCTCAACGATGGGCAAGGTCGGTTCAATAAGGATTGA
- a CDS encoding C40 family peptidase, which produces MRNNKNLRLALILGVAALCLITLIMAPMMMISGFPTFPSITGEAQPECGDTAQSVEDQSETATSDIPEEYLKLYREHGRKVGVQWNVLAGVGKRETNHGRSTLPGVRSGTNYAGAAGPMQFLISTWGGKAKIKIPSTFNGYASDGDGDGWADVYNPADAILGAAKMLKRNGAPEDVRRSLFVYNRAWWYVDQVMEIAGKYAKDGEVTVPPEADDSCDEPMLEAAPTSTVAAILEYALAQRGKPYIWGGTGPAGYDCSGIIYMAYRSVGLTIPRTTFGQWPFGVEVSEGEEQAGDLVFFNSGPGTGPDRPGHVGMVVSPGKMVEARCRLCGPIKVTTYRERTGIVGFTRPLQHPQVLAQLKSREQG; this is translated from the coding sequence ATGAGGAACAACAAAAACCTCCGCCTCGCGCTGATCCTCGGGGTCGCCGCGCTCTGCCTGATCACGCTGATCATGGCGCCGATGATGATGATCAGCGGCTTCCCCACCTTCCCGTCGATCACCGGGGAGGCGCAGCCCGAGTGCGGGGACACCGCGCAGTCGGTGGAGGACCAGTCGGAGACCGCGACGTCCGACATCCCCGAGGAGTATCTGAAGCTGTACCGCGAGCACGGCCGGAAGGTCGGCGTGCAGTGGAACGTGCTCGCCGGGGTCGGCAAGCGCGAGACCAACCACGGCCGTTCCACGCTTCCCGGCGTGCGGAGCGGCACCAACTACGCGGGCGCCGCCGGGCCGATGCAGTTTCTCATCAGCACGTGGGGCGGCAAGGCCAAGATCAAGATCCCGTCCACGTTCAACGGCTACGCCTCCGACGGCGACGGAGACGGCTGGGCCGACGTGTACAACCCGGCGGACGCCATCCTAGGCGCGGCGAAGATGCTGAAGCGGAACGGCGCGCCGGAGGACGTGCGACGTTCGCTGTTCGTCTACAACCGTGCCTGGTGGTACGTCGACCAGGTCATGGAGATCGCCGGGAAGTACGCCAAGGACGGCGAGGTCACCGTCCCGCCCGAGGCGGACGACAGCTGCGACGAGCCCATGCTGGAGGCGGCGCCGACGAGCACGGTGGCCGCGATCCTCGAGTACGCGCTGGCCCAGCGCGGCAAGCCCTACATCTGGGGCGGTACGGGTCCGGCGGGCTACGACTGCTCGGGGATCATCTACATGGCCTACCGGAGCGTCGGCCTCACCATCCCGCGCACCACGTTCGGCCAGTGGCCGTTCGGCGTGGAGGTTTCCGAGGGGGAGGAGCAGGCGGGAGACCTCGTCTTCTTCAACTCCGGTCCAGGAACCGGCCCAGACCGTCCCGGGCACGTGGGAATGGTGGTCTCTCCGGGCAAGATGGTCGAGGCGAGATGCCGGCTGTGCGGGCCGATCAAGGTCACCACCTATCGGGAGCGCACCGGGATCGTGGGATTCACCCGGCCGCTGCAACACCCCCAGGTCCTCGCGCAACTCAAGTCGCGGGAGCAGGGCTGA